In the genome of Candidatus Omnitrophota bacterium, one region contains:
- a CDS encoding HAMP domain-containing histidine kinase, producing the protein MQAKLYDGPIPFDRKHVEISVSDTGVGIEESRIPSIFEKYKTVSGQDAALPSTGLGLSIAKQIVEVHGGRIWVESRVGKGSTFGFTIPCSPEKTQGV; encoded by the coding sequence GTGCAGGCGAAGCTTTATGACGGCCCTATACCGTTTGACCGCAAACATGTGGAGATATCGGTCAGCGATACCGGGGTCGGGATCGAGGAATCCAGGATACCTTCAATATTCGAGAAGTATAAAACAGTCAGCGGGCAGGATGCCGCGCTGCCCAGCACGGGGCTGGGGCTGTCGATCGCTAAACAGATTGTGGAGGTGCACGGCGGCCGTATCTGGGTGGAAAGCCGTGTCGGTAAAGGCAGCACATTCGGTTTCACTATCCCTTGTTCGCCCGAAAAAACGCAGGGTGTTTAG
- a CDS encoding YkgJ family cysteine cluster protein: MSKGAKKTRKKAKKDICGECKSQADCCKFGAWADVEEAKKIASLGLRGEFFQLEKDTDFLSGYRIGTSYEDEPCTFLDRDGLCSIHKIDYNLKPKTCREFPYEKSRLSPYAKVLCTVVKSKKKKR, translated from the coding sequence ATGTCGAAGGGCGCAAAAAAAACCAGGAAGAAAGCAAAAAAAGATATCTGTGGCGAATGCAAGAGCCAGGCGGATTGCTGTAAATTCGGGGCGTGGGCGGACGTAGAAGAGGCTAAAAAGATAGCGTCCCTGGGATTAAGGGGCGAATTTTTTCAACTGGAGAAGGACACGGATTTCTTATCAGGATACCGGATCGGCACCAGTTATGAAGACGAGCCGTGCACTTTCCTTGACCGTGACGGGCTTTGTTCGATACACAAGATCGATTATAACCTGAAGCCAAAGACCTGCAGGGAATTCCCTTACGAAAAGAGCAGGCTCTCGCCTTATGCCAAGGTTTTATGCACGGTAGTAAAGTCCAAAAAGAAGAAAAGATAA